The window GGGACCGCTCAGGAGCCGAGCTGCCGGCGTACCTCGGCCGCGACCCTGCCGCCCTCGGCCCGGCCCGCCACCGCGGCCTGGCTCGCCTTCATCGCCGGGCCCAACTGGGCCTTGTTCTCGAAGCCGCCGACGGCGAGCGCCCCACGGACCAGCTCGGCCAACTCCTCGTCGCTGAGCTGCTTGGGCAGGTAGCGGTCCAGCACCTCGCCCTCGGCCCGCTCCTTGGCAGCCTGCTCGGTACGGCCCGCGTCACCGAACGCGGTCGCCGCCTCGCGGCGCTTCTTCGCCTCCTTGGTCAGCACCGACAGCACCTCTTCGTCGGAAAGCTCCCGCTTGGCCTTGCCGGCGACCTCGGCGTTGCCGATCGCGGCGAGTGCCATCCGCAGGGTCGACGTGGTCAGCTCGTCCCGCGCCTTGAGGGCGGTACGCATGTCAGCGGTGAGGAGGTCCTTCAGCGTGCTCATGACTCGTCAAACTACCCTGGTCGCCATGCAGAAGCGCACCGTATTCCGACTGGCGGCCGGCACCGTGGCGGCCGGAGCGGCCAC of the Micromonospora sp. NBC_01796 genome contains:
- a CDS encoding GatB/YqeY domain-containing protein; this translates as MSTLKDLLTADMRTALKARDELTTSTLRMALAAIGNAEVAGKAKRELSDEEVLSVLTKEAKKRREAATAFGDAGRTEQAAKERAEGEVLDRYLPKQLSDEELAELVRGALAVGGFENKAQLGPAMKASQAAVAGRAEGGRVAAEVRRQLGS